From the Leptospira congkakensis genome, the window CGATACGAACTGTCTTTTCTTCTAATGTAAGAATTGATTCTGATTTAAACATTTTAATTTTTCCCTTTTGATTTTTGTAGTTCGATTAAGTAGGCATCCAAACGATCCAATCGTTCTTCCCATAACTTTTTGTATTGTTCCAACCATTCGTTGGCTTCCTTTAGAGCTTCCACCTTCAATCGACAAGGTCGGAATTGAGCAGCCTTGCCTTTCTCGATTAACCCAGCTTTTTCCAGCACCTTTAGGTGTTTTGATATTCCGGGTAAA encodes:
- a CDS encoding ArsR/SmtB family transcription factor yields the protein MVKLLDSEETLNATFQALADPTRRKILMQLVSGEATVIQLAEPFQMSLPGISKHLKVLEKAGLIEKGKAAQFRPCRLKVEALKEANEWLEQYKKLWEERLDRLDAYLIELQKSKGKN